From the genome of Mycoplasmopsis bovis PG45:
TGAAGACTTTAGAGATGAAGTAGATGACGAATAATTTAAATTCAAAAAATGGCATCCATATTCACTGGATGCTTTTTTAAGAAAATTTATTCCCTTTTTTCCAACCTAGCACACTTACATAGTTAAAAATATATAATTTTAATCATTACTATTACTTTTAAGGACATAAATGATTAAAAGAGTAACTAAATTATTATCTTCACAACTTGTAATTTTGCCTATGGTTCTTCCGTTGTTATCTTCTAAATGTGATAAACAAACTAATAACAATGATAGCAACTCTTCAGAAATAACAGACACTTCATCTAACTACTTTGACGAAAGAGCCAATCTAGCATCGCCTGCAACATTACCTAGAGAAATATTGGGTTTATATCCCTCATTAATAGGAAGTACAATTCTTAATAATCTTAAATTAGAAGCAAATAGAAAACAAAATCCTAACTCAGATTACGCAACTAATGCAGACAACTCTGGCTTTGGATTATTATTCAAAAAAGAGAAAAATCTTTTTATTGATGAAATGCCGTCACTTCATAAAGAATTAGAGAAAATATTCTTTAATTTTAATCCTAAATATACTTCAAAATATGAAGCTAAAATAGTGGCTGCTGGCTTTAACGATCTTGAAGGCGAATTAACTCTTGGCATTCAAATTTTATATAGACCTGATACAGCTATTGAAAATACTAACAACAATACCTATTTTCAAAGTTTTAAATTTACTGGCTTTAGAAAATTTGACTTAACAAACAGCGATAATAATGTTTTAAAACTAAAATTTGACAATCAAAATTTAGCCAACATATCTAAAAAATGAAGAAAACATATGATTCATTATGCTAGACACACTTTAAAAAAAGCTATGACTGAAAATACTTCACTTGCAAGCATAAATAATCCAAATAAGCTACGTTTTGTCAGGTATTTGTTTACACCGCATTTTTTACTAAGTGAAATACCTTTGAATATTAAAGATGATACAAACATTTATAACATTAAAGATAATAATTTGACTCTTTTTGATGTATTTTCTCGTGACCACAAAGCTATAGTTTATCCGTTTTACGGCTCGCTTACTAGTTTTGATGATATTTTCGATATACCAAATAATGATTCTGTTAAGTTTGACATATACAAAAATTCTGAAAATAAAGAAATCTTAAAAATTACTATTAACCTTACTATAGTGCCAGGGGTTCAAAATATATACACAAATATTGAAAGAAGCACTAAAGACAAGAAGAAGGTGACATTTAGTTTTCAAGTCGAAGCTCCTTTTGATGAATTATTGCCTGATAATAATCCTGTTGATAATTAATTTTTTTATATCACTTATATTTAATAATAAAAATAGCTGTTTTATAGACCTAAGGGCAGAATAGCAGACATTGTCTGCATTTTTTGCTTATCAATGATTTTTAATTTACTGTTTTTCACTTTAAGAAAAACAATGCTTCTTTATACTATCTCAACACAATTAATAATTTATGATTTATATGGAGACAATATGGCAGAACAGAACAAACCTAAAATCATAAATGAATCTAAATTTGTTAAGTCTTACTTTAATCAAGACTATTTTTTATGACACACCGCTCAAGAATTTGAAAACAAGTATATTGCAGAAATGATGGAGCAAAATGTTAATGATGATTTTTCAATAGATGATGAATATGATGAATCCGACATTGGCCATTCGATTTGAACAAGACTCATAAATGAAAACTTAGATACAAGCATTCAAACAGTTAATGCTCAATCTAGTATTTTTTCTAACATTCAAAATCAGCTAAATTTATGAGCAACTGGTCAGTTATTTAAAGGCTTAAGGTACAAAATAGTTTCAGATAAGGGTGATATTAAATCAAAAATAAATGAAACCAATAAGTTTTTAAATGATCCCACATGCGATGTGATAATAAATGGATATTTTGGCTATGAAACTGATGAATTTGTCATTTATTCTAATCCTTTTGCTTTCAATAAAATAAATAAAGGACTGTATCTTGTTAAATTATCAACGCATGTGAAAATTGACTCACTTTTATCGCTTAAATTTTCTTATGAGATTTTAAAAAAGCAAAATATAAACCTTGATAATGCATATGTAATTATTGTAGATTCACAAATGCCACAAACTAAAGGAATATGTAAATTTATCTGCACTGAGCTATGCCATATGTCAAAGAACAAATATGCAATTGAAAAAGAGTCATGAAATACTATAAATCAGACATTGAGGCACACAAATAATCCCTATTTTCTAGACCGTAAACCTTTTGTGAATTATATAAATCAAGGCTGGGCATTAGTTAAAAATGAACTTCCTTTTAATGACTTAAATAGCAAACTTCCAACAACATTTAATTACATAAAGTGTCTAAAAAATAATTATGGTTTAAAATCAATTAAAAATGCCGATAAGAGAAACAGTTTTTTTAAATTTGATGTTGATAACCCTTTTGACCCTGACCTTTATTTAGGCAACTTTGATCTTATAATTAACAGAATTATTAATGCATATAAGGTCAATAAACCTGATTTAAGTTTTTTTGATAAAAATATTGATGACAATACAGCCTTAAATATGGATTACAATAATTTTGGTAAGAATGACCTGTTGACAAAGAATTATTTGCTCGCTTCATTGGGCAAAAATAACCTTTTTAATAGGCAAATTTTCACTGACTTAAAATTAAATTTAATTGTTAATAATAATGCTGACAAATCATTCAATAATGCGAAAAATAGCTTTATAGAAAAAGTAGAACAGGTCTATAAAACAGGCGATTTCATTAAATCACTAGTTATTGAAAAATATTTAAGTGAGCTACACATTAAAGATCAAAAAATAGTTTGATATGACTATGAGTCATTTATGAGCCTACTGCCTGTAATTGATGATTTTTCTCCGTATTCACAAATAGTTAATCAAGTGTCAATCATTGATACTATTAATGGTCAAATTATTCCTAGTACTCAAGCGGATATAGTGTACGATCCTAAGAACATATCAATCTTTGATTTAATATCTATACTAAAGAACTTGTATGATAGACAAGGCGATAAATATGTAGTTTATAACAAGAGTTTTGAAAACACGCGCAATATGGAAATAGCTTCCTGAGCTCAAAGTCACAGCTCAGATGAAATATTTGCAGAGGAACTATATAATAAATTAGCAATTAAGCCTGATGATGTTATGAATTTTGCTAACTACATTAACAACAGAACTATAGATTTATATGAACTATTCTCAAGACCAAGTAAAAAAATGAATTTTGATGATGGAAAAATCTATCAAAATATACATATTGCAGTTGATGAAACTAAACTTAATAGTAAAGTTATTAGCAAGCATAGTCCAAGTGTGAAGTTTAGTCAAAAGGACTATATTATAGAACCAAAAATAGATAAAAAGTCTTTTACCTTCACAATCAATGATGTCGATAATCAGCTTCCTGATGAATTAACAAATCTAACTTACTCACAAGAATCTGGAATGGCTTCAATTCTTAATTTAAACATATTCTTAAAAGACCTTAAAGGAATGGGCTCTATCAAAAAGGTTGAGCATCTAATAACTTCTAAAAAAATATCACTAGAGCATATGATAACACCTTACCCAGACCTAAAGAAAGTACATAATGGCTCTGAAGCAATGGAAATTGCAATTAAAAGATACGCTAATTTAATTGATGGCTATATTTGGGAAGATAACTTGTCAAATTTAAAAAAGTATTGTCATAATGACGTTCTAGCAATGATAATGACTTTTAACTTTGTAGAAAAAATGGTCTCAGACATTTTTCCTGAATTAAACAGCTTAAAATACACATTTGATAGTGACCATCAGTACCTATTAAACAGGTATAAATGAAAAATTGATGTTATTAACTATAAAGAAAAAGCAACTGTAAATTAGCTGCTTTTTTGAGTAAATTAAATTATTTCATCAATTGTTCAAGGATCAATAACTTTTAATTTTGGTTCATCTTTTATTCTAAGACTAGGATATAGTCGATCAAATATTTTAGCTTCTGGTGTTTCTTCAGTTTTACTCTTTTTTAATGTGGCTTTTTCTTTAGTAATTGAACCAGTGTATCATGTCTCAAAAATACTGTCGTTTGATGAATCTCTAACAGCTAATTTTGGCTTTGGTGCTTCCGTTTTACTTGCTTCGGCTATTTTTGTTGATTCTGTAGTTGATGAAGATAATGACTTGTTTTTTGTTTTATTTTCTTCCTTCATAATTTCTTTTTTAGATGCTTCTTTTTCCTTTTTATCTTCTTGTGCTTTTATATTAGTTTCATTAACACATGATGCTGCAACTACTGGAGTAGCAAGTAATGTTGCGCCAGATACCCGTAGCATAAATTTTTTCTTCATAATATTCTTTCTGTATTGAAGTATAAAATTCTGAACTTTCATAAGTTCACAAGTACAATGCTTAAAATGTACCTTAGCATAAATTGATAGACAATATTTCGCCAACAAAAAGTGATAATTATCATAATCTTAATAAACAAAAATTTGGGTTGCCCAGATTTACTGTTTAAATTTCTTATTTAATAATTTCATTAATAAATCATTAGCTTTTTGCGGATTAACTTTTCCGCCAGAAAGCTTCATAACATTTCCCAAAACAAATTTAATAACTTTTTCACTTCTTTCAGTGTATTCAGCAACCAATGTTTCATTTCTTTCTATAACATCATCAATTCATTTTGTTATTGTTTGTTCATCACTAATTTGTTCTAAATTGTTTTCTTTTATAAGTTTGTTTAAATCACCATCATAATTAATTAATAATGGGACTAGTTTTTTAAATGACTTGCCTGAAATTACTTCATCATCTAACAACCCTATAGCACTTTCTAATGCCTGCGGTTTTATGCCTAATTTATAGGCTTTAACATTTTTACTATTAGCAAGTGATACAACTTCAGCAAAAAACAATTTGCTTAATTTGCTTCTGTCAAAATAGTTGATTGAATCAAAATAATTGGCTAGTTCTATATCATTTATTAGGCTTTTAATATAAATATCTTGTATGCCTTCATTTTTATATCTTTCTTCTTTTTCTCATGGAAGCTCATTTAATTTAACATTATTTATAAACTCATCGCTAAGTTTGATGAAAGGAATATTAGGCTCAGGAAAATATTTATAATCTATAGTGCCAGTTTTCGTTCTCATAACGACTGTGCTCATGGACTCTTCATCGTATCTCTTTGTTTGCTGTAAAATAGGCTCATTGGTTAAGATTTTTTGTGTCTGTAGCTTTATTTCATAGTCAATAGCATTTCTAATGGCTCTAAAGCTGTTCATATTTTTTATTTCAACTTTTGTACCAAAACCTTTATAGCCTTTTGGTCTAAGAGAAATATTTACATCTGCTCTCAATGAACCTTGTTCCATTTTTGCACTAGAAATGCCTAAAGATAAAGCTATTCTTCTTATCATATCTACGTAAGCAACAGCTTCATCGGCACTACTTATTTCTGGATAAGAAACAATCTCTATTAGCGGTACACCAGCACGGTTGTAATCTAACTTTGTTTTTTCTCCATGATACTGTCTTGCCGTATCTTCTTCTAAGTGAATTCTTTCAATATTTATTTTTTTACTGCCAGATTCAGTATTTATCACAAAGTGACCATTTGAACCAATAGGTCTATAAAACTGCGTTATTTGGTATCCTTTAGGCAAATCAGGATAAAAATAATTTTTTCTGTCAAAATGTAATTCATTGTCAATTGTCATACTTAATGCTTTAGCTAATTTGACCCCAGAAATAACAGCTTCTTTATTAAGTAATGGAAGAGTCCCTGGGTAGCCTAAATCAATCTGATTTACAGTCGTATTAGCATCGGCTTCAAAGTCAATTTTTGATGGCGAAAACATCTTTGTTTTAGTGTTGAGCTCAAGGTGAATTTCAATGCCGATAATTGTTTCAAAATTATTCATTATTCTCCTTCAAGAACTCTTCAATTCATAATGCATATGATAGTAATTTTTCATCGTCATAAATTTTTGAATCAATTGATAAATTAACAAATAGATCATTTTTAATTCATGGAAGTGAGAGCGAAGGATTACCAGAAAGATTGGCACCAGTTAAAATGTAATCCATATACCCATGAGATCTATTTTTAGAATCATCAATATAAGGGGCATAGTCAGCGGCACAAGGATAAATTACAACATCATATTGATTAAGAATACTATCTATATGTTCTTTAATTAATCTTCTAACCTTTTGCGCTTTTAAAATCATCTTTTCTTGATTCTTAGAATGCAAGAAAAATGATCCTAATGCTAGTCTTAGTTGCACCATTTCTCCAAAACCATCTGCTCTAGTGTTGGTCATAATTTCTTCTCAGTTATCACCATCTTTTCTAGAACCAAATGCTATTCCATTTAAGTTTGCAAGGTTGCTAGATGCTTCTGAAAATGAAATAATTTCATAAACAGGTTTTATTGCTTTATAAAGCTTTTCATCAATGCTGACTAGCTCAACTGTTGTTGACTTAGAAAGCTTATTTATAAGCTTTTTGTATTCTTCATCAACAAACTTTTCTAGGCCCTTCACATTAAGAACACCAATTTTCTGTGGCTTTGCTTTTATAACATTATCAATTTTAACATCCAAGCTAGTCATATCTCTAGGATCTTTGCCAAACATAACCCTTGATAAAACTGCTATATCGTTAACGTTATGCGCAAAATATGCCACAGTGTCTAAACTAGATGCAAAAGCAAACAGACCGAACCTGCTTATGGCTCCATAGCTAGGCTTAAAACCCACAATTCCATTGTAGCTAGCAGGTAAACGCACAGAATCGCCAGTATCAGATCCTAAAGAAAAAGAAACATTACTAGTTAATGTTGCCGCAGAGCCGCTAGATGAACCACCTGCTAAACGCGATGAATCAAAAGGATTAGTTATTAATCCAAATGCACTATGTTTTCCTGTTCCCCCTAGTGCTAATTCATCACAATGCACTTTAGCCACCGGTATCGCGCCTGCATCAAGCAACTTTTGTACAGCAGTTGCATTGTAATATGGCTTAAAATTCTTTAAAATCATACTAGATGCTGTGGCTTTTTGATCGTCTGTTGCATAATTATCTTTGATTGTAAAAACGCTGTTCTCTAGTATCCCATCTATACTTGCTCTTTTTTTAGTATATAAACTAGAAACACAATTATTTTTGTCATTTTTTAGTTCATCAAGAGCCTTATTGAAGTTTCCTTTATTTTCTAATTTCATTATTTTACAACCTTATTGGTTAATATATAATTTTCATCAAAGTCAGCAGCATTAGATAATAAATCCTGTTTTTTAATGGAAACTAATGAATTATCTTCTACATCATCTCTTAGAAAATCAATAAACCTATTTTCATTAATATGACTTAACGGTTCAACATTGCTTGTGTCAATTTCTTTTAGTCATTCAATTCTAGTGTTTAAATCAGTCCAAAGCTCCATTATGTCGTCTAAAACTTTGACATCAATTTTGAACATTAATGATAGTGCAATTTCTTTTAACTCTTCTTTAATATTGCCCTTCATGTTTCCTACCAATCTTCATTACACTCAAATTCCCTACCATTTAAGTACTCTAGGGGTGATGATAAGTTATTGAACCCTAATTTATAGGAGTGTAAGTAAATTCTCTTATTTGTTTTTTTACGTCATCCATACTTAATATCACCATAAATTGGGTATCCTAAGTATTCCATTGTTGCTCTAATTTGGTGCTTTCTTCCTGTTAGTAGCTGTGCATATAATTTATTGCTATCAACATATATTTTTGTTTTAACTATTTGGTTATTTAATCCAGCAGGATTCTTTGTTACAATCATTTTTTGCATCTTTTCATCATGGTGAATATAAGCTGAAACAACATTATCACCACCATTATAATCGCTTTTCAGTGTGTAAATTTTGTCAAAAAAGCCTATTTTATCGTTTAATTCACGTAATGCTTTATAGTTTTTTGCATACACTATTAATCCAGAGGTTCATTTGTCCAATCGTCCAACATGGCTTGGTTTAAATGACGAATTTTGCTTAAATTTTAGATAACTTAGCACCTGGTTATCTAAACAAAGTAGCTCGCCGTGAACTACTTTTCCAGCCTTCTTATTGATTATTAAAATATTGTCATCTTCATAAATAATTTTCGAATCTAATTGTAATCCGACATCATAAATATAAATTGTTGCTTGTTCTTTAATTCCATAAATTACTACTTCATCACCTTCATTAATAATATGATTGCTGTCAGTAATTCTTTTGCCATTTATCTTTACGCACTTTTGACGTAAAAGCTTATAAATACGACTCTCTGGTAAATCCTTAAATAGAGAACTAATATATTTTATTAATTTTCTGCCACCGTCGTTTTTATGAGCAACAAACTTATGCACTATTATTTCTCCTATTCAACATCAACTTTTATGCCATCGAATAAATTAAAATCTCTGGCTTCGTTTTCGGTTCCATCAGAATAGTTGAATTCAGTTAATTTAGGTAATTCATAAGTTGACTTCAATTTAAAGTAATCATAAAACTTGTTTGTTACACCATAAAGAATAGGATTTCCTGGAGTAGGACTAATTCCAACTTCTTCAACAACACCTTTAGTCAGCAATGTGTTTAAAACTTGTTCACTAGCAACTCCTCTAAGGTTATTGATTTGAGATCTAGTAACAGGTTGTTTGTAGGCAACAATACCTGCAACTTCTATAGCAGCATTCGATAAACGGTGTTTTTTAACAACTTGTACCATTTTTGTAATATATTCTTTGTATGCTTCTCTAGTTGATAATTTAAAAACTTCATTGAAATTCACAACCTTTAGTGCTCTATCTTCATCGTTATAAGTTCTAACAAAGTCATTCATTACTTTTCTAGCCTCAGCAATAGTATTTAAACCAAAAATGTCTTTTACTTGTTCTAAGGCAAGGCCTTCATCACCTTGAACATATAATAAAGCTTCCAATATTTTATTTTTCATACTCTGGCCCCTTTTCAAACCTAATTTCGCCAAATTGTTCATCTTGATACATTCTTATAATTTGTCTTCTTGATAAATCTAGCACTGCTAAAAGTGTTATAACAAAGTGATTTAAACTAGGCTGCTTAAAAATCATTTCAAAAGATACCTTGTCACACGAATCAAACAGATTCAAAATGAACGGAATTTGATCTTTTGGTGTTAGGTTAAATGTTTCTAATTTTGTTCTTCTAAGTTGCTGAGCATATGTTCTCTCAAACATTTTTCTTAAAACAGTAATCAACTTTAGTGGATTGCTTGAGCCATCAAGCGCACTTTTATCATCATCTACCAAAAACTCATCAATGTTGCTTGGACTCTTAATGAAAATCTCTTTTCTAGATTCTTCATGCTCACGAAGCACTTTGGTAACTTCCTTAATTTGTTGATATTCATAAAGCCTGCGTAATAGTTCACGTTTGTCTTCTTCAATTTCTGGCTTTTGCTCAGGAGTAAATAAAAGCATTTTAGTTTTTAGTGCCAGAAGTGTTGCGGCCATAACTAAATAATCACTTGCCACATCGATTTCATTTTCTTGCAAGTCTTCAATTATTTTCAAATAAGCAGTAGCTAATTCAAAAACATCAACATCCATAATATTTACATTTTTTTCTTGAACTAAAGCTAATAATAAATCTAAAGGCCCATCAAAGTTTTCTAGTTTAATATCAAACTTATTTTCAGCATTAGGTTGCAAGACTTCGTTATTCATTTTCTAATGCTCCCTTAATCATACTTTTAACTTTTTCAGCTATAACCATAGGTTCCATTGTAATAAAAGTAGCAGGCTTAAGAGCTGGCAAGAATGTAACTTTGATGTGTAATAACTTCATTCTTTTCTTGTTTAAAGCATCACGAGAATCAGAAATTGCCACAGGTACAATAGGTAAATAATTGCTTACTGCAACTTTGAAAGCTCCCGCTTTAAATTCGCCTAATTCAGCTTCTTTAATTCTAGTTCCTTCAGGGAAAATAACACCACAAGTCGAATTTTTCTTAACAAAAGAACCGAATTCATTAAGTTTTTTAATAGCATCACGAGGATTTTCTCTATCAACATAAATGGTATCAATTAAACTTAATAAATTTCTCATTGTTCTTTTTTTGCTTAGTTCGATCTTAGCTAAAAATGTAGGTATTCTGTTTCTAATATTTTCTTCCTTAGTTTGCTTCTTTAAAGCGTATAAAACCAAAACTGGATCAACATTAGACTTATGATTAGGAGCTATTATTACAGCACCTTTAGGAATATTGTCATACCCTTCAATTATCACCTTTACGCCAAAAAGTCACAAGAAAAACCTAGCTTTTCTCAAAAGCCAGTCGTTTCTTTGCTGTGGATGGTAAAATGTTGGATCTTTACGATATTTTCTAGCAAAAGCATTTATTCTTCATCAATACCATAGAACTAATCATCAAAGAAAAATCATTTTTACAATAAACATATAAAACTCCTACTTTTTTATTACTACTGCTATTATTAAGTCATCCTCATCTGTTGTTGATATCATAAAATCAGAATGCTGGTATGCACCTTGTTTTTTGATTATAGTAATTTTGTCAAAGGCCGGAATATTGTTATCAGCCTTAAACATAGCCTCTTTTATACACCAACGAGTAGCTAAATACTTTTGTTTTTCATAATCGGATTTTAGTTCATCGAACTCTCTAAGTTCATCAGTACTTAAGATTCGGATAGCTGTACTTTTTTTAAGCTCTTGAAATCGACTTATCTTGGTCATATCTAAGCCTATATTATGATTAAACATATTTAAATTATAAATTAAATGGGGTTTTATTTTTTCATTAAACAAAAAGCATATTTATGGTATGTTTATAAACTGATGTTTTTAGTGGAATTAATAATTATTGAAAATACTCAAAGTTAAAGCCATAATAAAAAATAATTTGCCACTTCATAGGCAAATTAGCAAAATAAGTCTTATTCAAATTCATTAGACTTATTTTTGAAAATGATATTAATAGGGCACCCGGTATATTCTATATTTTGTCTAATTTGCTTTTCTAAAAATCTTTGATAGCTAAAGTGGACAAATTTTTTATTATTAACGAAAAAGATAAATGTTGGTATTTTATTTTCTGTTTTTCGAGCAAAGTAAATATTCAATCTTCCTCCATTATATGGTGGCGCAGGTTGAATCAATTGACTTTCCCTTATTAAATTTGTAAGTACAGAAGGCTTAATTTCTCTCTCTAAGTTTTCTTTAACCTTTAATACAATGTCAATAAGTTTGTCAATTCTAGCCCCTGTTTTAGCTGAAATAAATTCGACAGGTACTCAGGGAACAAAATGAAAACGGTTTTTTAATTTCTTACGATATTCATTCATTGTGTCTTGAGTCTTATTAATTAAGTCCCATTTATTAACACAAATTATTATAGGTTTATTGTTTTCTAAGGCATATCCAATGATTCGAGCATCAAAGTGTGCTAGCTCTCTGGTTGAATCAATAAGAACTATAGATAAGTCAGATTCATCGAGTGAAGACATTGCTCTTTTAAGTGCTAAATGCTCAACAGTATCATCAATTTTGCTTTTCTTAGTAATTCCTGCAGTATCTATAATTTCAATCTTATGGCCTCTTAATTCAACTACACTTTTTACACTATCTCTAGTTGTGCCTGCTATATCAGAAACAATTGATCTGTTTTCATGAGTTATAGCATTTAAGAGTGAACTTTTGCCTGAATTTGGTTGGCCTATAATTGAAAGTTTAAAATATGGACTTACATTGTCAGTATCAAAATTTAAGTACTTAAGACATTGATCTAAAACATCACCTATACCATTACCGTGTAATGCACTAATTCTAAAAACATGGTCAGCTCCTAGTGAATATCATCCATAGTCAAATTTTGAAATATTATCTAGCTTATTGGCTACAACAATAATAGGTTTGCCTGACTTTTGAAGCATACTGTAAATCATTTTGTCATCAGAAGTAATAGATGATTGACCATCCACAATAAAAATAACAACGTTTGCTTCTTGAATAGCAATCTTAGCTTGAATTAATATTTGATCTTGAAAATCTTTCTTTTCAATTTGAATTCCACCAGTGTCAATTACATTGATCTCTTTACCGTTTCACATAAATGATTCATATAACCTGTCTCTAGTAACGCCAGGTCTGTCAAAGGTAATTGAACTTCTTTTACCAACAAGCCTATTAAATAGGGTACTTTTACCAACATTAGGCTTTCCAATAATAGCAATTACATTCTTTTTCATAACTACATTCTTTCTTTTGCTAAACTAACAATTTTTTCAACCACTTGTTCAAAATTCATATCAGTTGAATCAATTACGATTGCATCATCAGTTATATGTAAAGGATCTGTTTCTCTGTGCTGATCTGCATAGTCTCTAGATTTAACTTCTGCTAAAACAACATCATAGTTGGTTTCAAATCCTTTGTCCTTATTTTCAAGTGCTCGTCTTCTAGCTCTTACTTCAGGAGTCCCTGTGAGAAAAATTTTTAATTCAGCATGTGGCATTAACTTAAAAGTTGTATCACGGCCGTCCATAATATACCCTTTAGATTTTTTGGTTATTTTATGAATAAAATCAACAACATAGTGTCTTATCAATGGGTATTGAGCAACTTTTGAGGCAGCTTTTGCTACTTTATCGTCCCTAATTGCGTCCGATACATTTGTGTTATTAAGAAAGATGTTTTCGTGTTCGTCTAAGTCAATTTCAATCTTGCTAAGCATCTTAAAAACTTCGCTTTCAGTTTCAAAATCAACATTCATTCTTATTGCACTAAGAGCTATTGCTCTATAAACACTTCCGCTGTTTATAAACACATAATTTAGTTTTTTGCTTACCTCTTTAGCAACAGTGGATTTACCGGCTCCACATGGTCCATCTATTGCTATATTTATTTTGTTGCTCATAAAACTCCCTAAATTAAATTACATTATTTAATTATAAATT
Proteins encoded in this window:
- a CDS encoding LppA-related lipoprotein translates to MIKRVTKLLSSQLVILPMVLPLLSSKCDKQTNNNDSNSSEITDTSSNYFDERANLASPATLPREILGLYPSLIGSTILNNLKLEANRKQNPNSDYATNADNSGFGLLFKKEKNLFIDEMPSLHKELEKIFFNFNPKYTSKYEAKIVAAGFNDLEGELTLGIQILYRPDTAIENTNNNTYFQSFKFTGFRKFDLTNSDNNVLKLKFDNQNLANISKKWRKHMIHYARHTLKKAMTENTSLASINNPNKLRFVRYLFTPHFLLSEIPLNIKDDTNIYNIKDNNLTLFDVFSRDHKAIVYPFYGSLTSFDDIFDIPNNDSVKFDIYKNSENKEILKITINLTIVPGVQNIYTNIERSTKDKKKVTFSFQVEAPFDELLPDNNPVDN
- a CDS encoding UU173 family protein, with product MAEQNKPKIINESKFVKSYFNQDYFLWHTAQEFENKYIAEMMEQNVNDDFSIDDEYDESDIGHSIWTRLINENLDTSIQTVNAQSSIFSNIQNQLNLWATGQLFKGLRYKIVSDKGDIKSKINETNKFLNDPTCDVIINGYFGYETDEFVIYSNPFAFNKINKGLYLVKLSTHVKIDSLLSLKFSYEILKKQNINLDNAYVIIVDSQMPQTKGICKFICTELCHMSKNKYAIEKESWNTINQTLRHTNNPYFLDRKPFVNYINQGWALVKNELPFNDLNSKLPTTFNYIKCLKNNYGLKSIKNADKRNSFFKFDVDNPFDPDLYLGNFDLIINRIINAYKVNKPDLSFFDKNIDDNTALNMDYNNFGKNDLLTKNYLLASLGKNNLFNRQIFTDLKLNLIVNNNADKSFNNAKNSFIEKVEQVYKTGDFIKSLVIEKYLSELHIKDQKIVWYDYESFMSLLPVIDDFSPYSQIVNQVSIIDTINGQIIPSTQADIVYDPKNISIFDLISILKNLYDRQGDKYVVYNKSFENTRNMEIASWAQSHSSDEIFAEELYNKLAIKPDDVMNFANYINNRTIDLYELFSRPSKKMNFDDGKIYQNIHIAVDETKLNSKVISKHSPSVKFSQKDYIIEPKIDKKSFTFTINDVDNQLPDELTNLTYSQESGMASILNLNIFLKDLKGMGSIKKVEHLITSKKISLEHMITPYPDLKKVHNGSEAMEIAIKRYANLIDGYIWEDNLSNLKKYCHNDVLAMIMTFNFVEKMVSDIFPELNSLKYTFDSDHQYLLNRYKWKIDVINYKEKATVN
- the gatB gene encoding Asp-tRNA(Asn)/Glu-tRNA(Gln) amidotransferase subunit GatB, with the translated sequence MNNFETIIGIEIHLELNTKTKMFSPSKIDFEADANTTVNQIDLGYPGTLPLLNKEAVISGVKLAKALSMTIDNELHFDRKNYFYPDLPKGYQITQFYRPIGSNGHFVINTESGSKKINIERIHLEEDTARQYHGEKTKLDYNRAGVPLIEIVSYPEISSADEAVAYVDMIRRIALSLGISSAKMEQGSLRADVNISLRPKGYKGFGTKVEIKNMNSFRAIRNAIDYEIKLQTQKILTNEPILQQTKRYDEESMSTVVMRTKTGTIDYKYFPEPNIPFIKLSDEFINNVKLNELPWEKEERYKNEGIQDIYIKSLINDIELANYFDSINYFDRSKLSKLFFAEVVSLANSKNVKAYKLGIKPQALESAIGLLDDEVISGKSFKKLVPLLINYDGDLNKLIKENNLEQISDEQTITKWIDDVIERNETLVAEYTERSEKVIKFVLGNVMKLSGGKVNPQKANDLLMKLLNKKFKQ
- a CDS encoding amidase family protein, which translates into the protein MKLENKGNFNKALDELKNDKNNCVSSLYTKKRASIDGILENSVFTIKDNYATDDQKATASSMILKNFKPYYNATAVQKLLDAGAIPVAKVHCDELALGGTGKHSAFGLITNPFDSSRLAGGSSSGSAATLTSNVSFSLGSDTGDSVRLPASYNGIVGFKPSYGAISRFGLFAFASSLDTVAYFAHNVNDIAVLSRVMFGKDPRDMTSLDVKIDNVIKAKPQKIGVLNVKGLEKFVDEEYKKLINKLSKSTTVELVSIDEKLYKAIKPVYEIISFSEASSNLANLNGIAFGSRKDGDNWEEIMTNTRADGFGEMVQLRLALGSFFLHSKNQEKMILKAQKVRRLIKEHIDSILNQYDVVIYPCAADYAPYIDDSKNRSHGYMDYILTGANLSGNPSLSLPWIKNDLFVNLSIDSKIYDDEKLLSYALWIEEFLKENNE
- a CDS encoding Asp-tRNA(Asn)/Glu-tRNA(Gln) amidotransferase subunit GatC, with the translated sequence MKGNIKEELKEIALSLMFKIDVKVLDDIMELWTDLNTRIEWLKEIDTSNVEPLSHINENRFIDFLRDDVEDNSLVSIKKQDLLSNAADFDENYILTNKVVK
- a CDS encoding pseudouridine synthase, with product MHKFVAHKNDGGRKLIKYISSLFKDLPESRIYKLLRQKCVKINGKRITDSNHIINEGDEVVIYGIKEQATIYIYDVGLQLDSKIIYEDDNILIINKKAGKVVHGELLCLDNQVLSYLKFKQNSSFKPSHVGRLDKWTSGLIVYAKNYKALRELNDKIGFFDKIYTLKSDYNGGDNVVSAYIHHDEKMQKMIVTKNPAGLNNQIVKTKIYVDSNKLYAQLLTGRKHQIRATMEYLGYPIYGDIKYGWRKKTNKRIYLHSYKLGFNNLSSPLEYLNGREFECNEDW